The Mammaliicoccus sciuri genome window below encodes:
- a CDS encoding ABC transporter substrate-binding protein, producing MKINKIFYLIFAAMIIVTGCQSGDNTDNKKETKQETTDKKEYKRIVSLIPSNTEILYALGLGDKVVGVSTVDDYPKDVKDKKQFDAFKLDTEALLKAKPDLILAHESNKSTQEKDLKKLSDAGVKVVYIDDANSINEMYDTFKQVGKVTGKEKEADKLVSKVKKEIEDVVKDVPKDQHGKKVFMEISSQPDIYTSGSNTFYDDMLTSIKAKNLYHDQEGWIKTDKESILKRNPDVMITTSGQSEAEYQKLNNNRDGFDQVNAVKEKHVHALNADMISRPGPRLAKGLKELSEKVYD from the coding sequence ATGAAAATAAACAAAATATTTTATTTAATTTTTGCTGCTATGATCATCGTGACAGGTTGCCAAAGCGGAGATAATACGGATAACAAGAAAGAAACGAAACAAGAAACAACTGATAAGAAAGAATATAAGCGTATTGTGTCGCTTATTCCAAGTAATACAGAAATATTATACGCGTTAGGACTTGGAGATAAAGTCGTTGGGGTATCAACTGTTGATGATTATCCTAAAGATGTGAAAGATAAAAAACAATTCGATGCCTTTAAACTTGATACAGAAGCATTATTAAAAGCAAAACCTGATTTAATTTTGGCGCATGAGTCGAACAAATCTACACAAGAAAAAGATTTAAAAAAATTAAGTGATGCAGGTGTGAAAGTCGTCTACATAGATGATGCAAATTCAATTAATGAAATGTATGATACATTCAAGCAAGTTGGAAAAGTAACAGGTAAAGAAAAAGAAGCAGATAAATTAGTAAGTAAAGTGAAGAAAGAAATAGAAGATGTTGTAAAAGATGTCCCTAAAGACCAACATGGTAAAAAAGTATTTATGGAAATTTCTTCTCAACCTGACATTTACACTTCAGGGTCAAATACGTTTTATGATGATATGTTAACTTCTATCAAAGCTAAGAACCTTTATCATGATCAAGAAGGATGGATTAAAACGGATAAAGAAAGTATTCTTAAAAGAAATCCTGATGTTATGATTACAACAAGTGGACAGTCTGAAGCGGAATATCAAAAATTAAATAACAATAGAGACGGCTTTGACCAAGTTAATGCTGTTAAAGAGAAACACGTTCATGCACTCAATGCAGATATGATTTCTAGACCAGGACCAAGATTAGCGAAAGGTCTAAAAGAACTTTCTGAAAAAGTTTATGACTAA
- a CDS encoding YwiB family protein, translated as MKENININIKQVVKQNGEKETFQTKTSGTFHRRNSDIIRYEETIDEQIVKNMLKIEDDGVKIHRTGAVKTVFHFVEGQETISYYDTDAGRMTMHVNTLSIKHFIDDQQGKLRIHYQLSDQTGLLGTYQFQINYKEINE; from the coding sequence ATGAAAGAAAATATTAATATAAATATTAAACAAGTCGTGAAACAAAATGGCGAGAAAGAAACATTTCAAACAAAAACATCAGGTACATTTCATAGAAGAAATAGCGATATAATTAGATATGAAGAAACGATTGATGAACAAATCGTAAAAAATATGCTTAAAATAGAAGATGATGGCGTGAAAATCCACCGTACTGGCGCGGTCAAAACAGTCTTTCACTTTGTAGAAGGACAAGAAACGATTAGTTATTATGATACTGATGCAGGACGCATGACAATGCACGTTAATACATTATCAATCAAACACTTTATAGACGATCAACAAGGTAAACTCAGGATACATTATCAGCTAAGTGATCAAACTGGGTTACTTGGAACATACCAATTTCAAATTAATTATAAGGAGATAAATGAATGA
- the argS gene encoding arginine--tRNA ligase, with amino-acid sequence MNIINQVKETLIEEIKASIIKSELVETVPEIKIETPKDPANGDYSSNIAMVLTKLARKNPREIANQIVENLDTNKANVKKVDIAGPGFINFYLDQQYLTEIIKTALTKGETFGQTEERKNESIIVEYVSANPTGDLHIGHARNAAVGDTLSNVLSAAGYDVTREYYINDAGKQIENLAHSIEARYNQALGLDAELPEDGYYGKDIIAIGKDLAEKHPEIKDEAEEERIKTFRKLGLDYEMKKLKQDLADLNIHFDNWFSETSLYETNKISAVLDKMTELGYTYEQDGATWLKTTEFGDDKDRVLIKQDGTYTYFLPDIAYHYDKVDRGFDKLINLFGADHHGYINRLKASLETFGVDSKRLEIQIMQMVRLLQDGVEVKMSKRTGNAITLRDIMDEVGIDAARYFLTMRSPDTHFDFDMELAKKESQDNPVYYAQYAHARISSIIRQAEEKGITIDQNVDLSLITHEKAFDLLKKIAEFEPTIVSAAESRSPHRITNYIQDLAAQFHKFYNAEKVLTDDAEKTKAHLALIEAARITLRNALALVGVSARESM; translated from the coding sequence ATGAACATTATTAACCAAGTTAAAGAAACGTTAATTGAAGAAATTAAAGCAAGTATCATTAAATCTGAACTTGTAGAAACAGTTCCAGAAATTAAAATCGAAACACCTAAAGACCCTGCAAATGGAGATTATTCTTCAAATATTGCGATGGTATTAACAAAATTAGCGCGCAAAAATCCACGCGAAATAGCGAATCAAATCGTTGAAAATTTAGATACAAATAAAGCGAATGTTAAAAAAGTAGATATTGCAGGTCCTGGGTTTATTAACTTTTACTTAGATCAACAATATTTAACTGAAATTATTAAGACAGCTTTAACAAAAGGCGAAACATTTGGTCAAACAGAAGAACGTAAAAACGAAAGTATCATCGTCGAGTACGTATCTGCAAACCCAACAGGAGATTTGCATATTGGACATGCACGTAATGCAGCAGTAGGTGATACGTTATCAAACGTGTTAAGTGCTGCTGGTTATGATGTAACACGTGAATATTATATTAACGATGCAGGTAAACAAATTGAAAATTTAGCACATTCTATTGAAGCACGTTATAACCAAGCGTTAGGTTTAGATGCTGAATTACCTGAAGATGGTTATTACGGTAAAGATATTATCGCAATCGGTAAAGACTTAGCTGAAAAACATCCTGAAATTAAAGATGAAGCTGAAGAAGAACGTATTAAGACATTCCGTAAGCTTGGTTTAGATTATGAAATGAAAAAATTAAAACAAGACTTAGCAGATCTTAATATTCATTTTGATAATTGGTTCAGTGAAACATCATTATATGAAACAAACAAAATTTCAGCTGTCTTAGATAAAATGACAGAATTAGGCTATACTTATGAACAAGATGGCGCAACATGGTTAAAAACAACAGAATTTGGTGACGATAAAGACCGTGTGTTAATTAAACAAGACGGTACGTATACGTATTTTTTACCAGATATCGCTTATCATTATGATAAAGTAGACCGTGGTTTTGACAAATTAATTAATTTATTTGGTGCTGATCACCATGGTTATATTAATCGTTTAAAAGCATCTCTTGAAACATTTGGCGTAGATTCAAAACGTCTTGAAATACAAATTATGCAAATGGTACGATTATTACAAGACGGCGTTGAAGTGAAAATGAGTAAACGTACAGGTAATGCTATTACATTACGTGACATTATGGATGAAGTGGGCATTGATGCTGCTCGTTACTTCTTAACGATGCGTAGTCCTGATACACACTTTGACTTTGATATGGAATTAGCTAAGAAAGAATCACAAGATAACCCAGTGTATTATGCACAATATGCACATGCGCGTATATCATCTATTATTCGCCAAGCAGAAGAAAAAGGTATCACGATTGATCAAAACGTCGATTTATCTTTAATTACTCATGAAAAAGCATTTGATTTATTGAAGAAAATTGCTGAATTTGAACCAACAATTGTTTCTGCTGCAGAATCACGCAGTCCGCATCGTATTACGAATTATATTCAAGATTTGGCTGCACAGTTCCATAAGTTCTATAATGCAGAGAAAGTATTAACAGATGATGCAGAGAAGACAAAAGCGCATTTAGCTTTAATTGAAGCGGCGCGTATTACACTTCGCAATGCGTTAGCATTAGTAGGTGTGTCAGCTCGAGAATCTATGTAA
- a CDS encoding HD domain-containing protein: MTQEAYGTKKLPEEKVFKDPVHRYIHVRDQLIWDLIKTKEFQRLRRIKQLGTLYLSFHTAEHSRFGHSLGVYEIVRRMIDEVFEGRAHWDNKDRPLALCAALLHDLGHGPFSHCFEKIFLTDHEKFTQLIIKGDTEVNEVLSRVSPDFPAEVADVINKTHENKLVISMISSQIDADRMDYLQRDAYFTGVSYGQFDMERVLRLMRPSKDEVLIKESGMHAVENFLMSRYQMYWQIYFHPVSRGGEVLLNRCFKRAKVLYDQGYSFKEQPKYLIPFFEEDVSIADYIRLDEAVVMYYLEEWTEEDDPILSDLSKRFVNRDLFKYLPFDGSIIMIGELTDLFEKGGIDPEYYFVCDSFSDLPYDYDRPGSNRQPIHLLQKTGRIKEISSQSVIIHSITGIKRLDYKLYYPKELIIEMEDETIKGDIINILNELV; this comes from the coding sequence GTGACACAGGAAGCTTATGGAACAAAAAAATTACCTGAAGAGAAAGTTTTTAAAGACCCTGTTCATCGTTATATACACGTAAGAGACCAATTAATTTGGGATCTTATCAAAACGAAAGAATTTCAACGCTTAAGAAGAATTAAACAACTTGGAACACTCTATTTATCTTTCCATACAGCTGAGCATAGTCGCTTTGGACATTCTCTAGGTGTATATGAAATTGTACGACGTATGATAGACGAAGTATTTGAAGGACGTGCACATTGGGATAATAAGGATAGACCACTCGCATTATGTGCAGCACTTCTACATGATTTAGGGCACGGTCCATTTTCACATTGTTTTGAAAAAATCTTTCTAACGGATCATGAAAAATTCACACAGCTGATCATTAAAGGTGATACAGAAGTTAATGAAGTGTTGAGTAGAGTTTCGCCTGACTTTCCAGCTGAAGTAGCAGACGTGATTAATAAGACACATGAAAATAAATTAGTCATATCGATGATTTCATCTCAAATAGATGCAGATCGCATGGATTATTTACAGCGAGATGCTTATTTTACAGGTGTGAGTTACGGTCAATTTGATATGGAACGTGTACTGAGATTGATGCGTCCTTCTAAAGATGAAGTGTTGATTAAAGAAAGTGGCATGCATGCAGTTGAAAACTTCTTAATGAGTCGTTATCAAATGTATTGGCAAATTTATTTTCACCCGGTGAGTCGAGGTGGAGAAGTGTTGCTAAATCGCTGCTTTAAGCGTGCGAAAGTACTTTATGATCAAGGGTATTCATTTAAAGAGCAACCTAAATATTTAATTCCATTTTTTGAAGAAGACGTTTCAATCGCTGATTATATTCGTCTTGATGAAGCGGTCGTAATGTATTATTTAGAAGAGTGGACTGAAGAAGATGATCCAATCTTAAGTGATTTAAGTAAAAGATTTGTTAATCGTGATTTGTTTAAATACTTACCATTTGATGGATCTATTATTATGATTGGTGAACTGACAGATCTATTTGAAAAAGGTGGTATTGATCCAGAATATTATTTCGTTTGTGACTCGTTCTCAGACTTACCATATGATTATGACCGACCAGGATCAAATAGACAACCGATACATCTATTACAGAAGACAGGTCGTATTAAAGAAATTAGTAGCCAATCAGTTATCATCCATAGTATTACAGGGATTAAACGTTTAGACTATAAACTGTATTATCCTAAAGAATTAATTATAGAAATGGAAGATGAAACGATTAAAGGCGATATTATCAATATATTAAATGAACTCGTATAG
- a CDS encoding YwhD family protein, protein MAEKKGFQFNIIKNDPLDGHKGTNIGSISLDNVAPVFVDVSEQTAFIDIGAMHARAEVEKRVKWVNDIEEVKGEETKEYWLCWVTTERGEQGPYYAGLTGCYLMVNKPKKRGYKSMPEHVNMMDKSMKHQVKIDQIGDENRAVLKKFLQEHNSEMWHNSSDELKSSLEIN, encoded by the coding sequence GTGGCTGAAAAGAAAGGATTTCAATTTAATATCATTAAAAATGATCCATTAGATGGGCATAAAGGTACAAATATAGGCTCTATAAGTTTAGACAACGTTGCGCCTGTATTTGTCGATGTATCAGAACAAACTGCATTTATCGATATTGGAGCCATGCATGCTAGAGCTGAAGTAGAAAAGCGTGTGAAATGGGTTAATGATATAGAAGAAGTCAAAGGTGAAGAAACAAAAGAATATTGGCTTTGCTGGGTTACAACTGAACGTGGCGAACAAGGTCCATATTATGCAGGGCTAACAGGTTGCTATTTAATGGTTAATAAACCTAAGAAGCGTGGATATAAAAGTATGCCAGAACATGTGAATATGATGGATAAATCTATGAAACATCAAGTGAAAATTGACCAAATTGGTGACGAAAATAGAGCAGTTCTTAAAAAATTCCTTCAAGAACATAATTCTGAAATGTGGCATAACAGCAGTGATGAACTAAAATCATCTTTAGAGATAAATTAA
- a CDS encoding FecCD family ABC transporter permease: MTNNHKIYRHVVIWFLVLLFAIGISLFVGSTGITWKFDNQLEWTIFYKLRVPRTLLALIAGMGLVMSGQIYQTILNNPLADSFTLGLASGATFGSALAVFIGVSIWFVPLFSIFFSLLTLIVVVLITETMVKTFHVATMILSGIFIGAFFSSALYILLLLKPDKVNSMVSYMFGSVSSAEKITVEITGIVTLICILILFMMSQYIKMIQLGEDKATTLGVNVRLISWTCLLLAAIMTAVIISFTGIIGFIGMIVPQVVRRVYKVPINVQMILNLLIGGALLLIADTIGRIIMSPIQIPVGIILSIIAIPIMMYLMITEQRKKERTY, from the coding sequence ATGACTAATAATCATAAAATTTATCGCCATGTTGTGATATGGTTTCTCGTTCTATTGTTTGCAATTGGCATTTCTTTATTCGTAGGATCTACGGGTATAACATGGAAATTTGATAATCAACTAGAATGGACGATTTTTTACAAGTTAAGAGTACCGCGGACACTGTTAGCATTAATTGCTGGTATGGGGCTAGTCATGAGTGGTCAAATCTATCAAACGATATTGAATAATCCACTCGCGGATAGTTTTACGTTAGGATTAGCAAGCGGGGCAACATTCGGAAGTGCGCTCGCCGTATTTATTGGCGTATCCATTTGGTTTGTGCCACTATTTTCTATATTCTTCAGCTTGTTAACGCTTATCGTTGTTGTACTGATTACAGAAACAATGGTCAAAACATTTCATGTAGCAACAATGATACTTTCAGGTATTTTTATTGGTGCGTTCTTCAGTTCTGCACTCTATATACTTTTATTGCTTAAGCCGGATAAAGTTAATAGCATGGTGTCATATATGTTTGGTAGTGTCTCGTCTGCCGAAAAAATAACTGTAGAAATCACTGGGATTGTTACTTTAATCTGTATCTTAATCTTGTTTATGATGAGTCAGTATATTAAAATGATTCAATTAGGTGAAGATAAAGCAACAACACTTGGTGTGAATGTTCGATTGATATCTTGGACATGTTTGCTATTAGCTGCTATAATGACAGCCGTTATTATAAGTTTTACGGGTATTATAGGATTTATTGGTATGATTGTACCTCAAGTTGTTAGAAGGGTGTACAAAGTACCTATTAACGTTCAAATGATATTGAATTTATTAATCGGCGGTGCACTTTTATTAATTGCAGATACTATTGGCAGAATTATCATGAGTCCGATACAAATTCCGGTTGGTATCATACTCTCTATTATTGCCATACC
- a CDS encoding 2-keto-4-pentenoate hydratase, translating into MEQSLNKWISQFYEAYENQSIIPNGVLPSNITEHVAYDIQEGVLQRKEETEIHKGYKISLTSQETRDIFSSTTPLYGAMGETTILDKHIYLNDLNEPLAELELVFIVQEELTEEDSLEDIMNKCLIAPGIEIPDSRFSNWFPNLSVTEIIADSAVSGGVVYGEPKKLSYEDIDNIKGTLYLDGKELASGYSTEVEGHPAKAVKWLINEIKEYNRSLTPGMFISSGTFILPKPLTQGEYKAVYENVGEIEFIVE; encoded by the coding sequence ATGGAACAATCACTAAATAAATGGATTTCACAATTTTATGAAGCTTATGAGAATCAATCAATTATTCCAAATGGTGTTTTACCATCGAATATAACTGAACATGTTGCATATGATATTCAAGAAGGTGTGTTGCAGCGTAAGGAAGAAACTGAAATTCATAAAGGTTATAAAATTAGTTTAACGAGTCAAGAAACGAGAGATATCTTTTCTTCAACAACGCCATTATATGGTGCAATGGGAGAAACAACTATTCTGGACAAACATATTTATTTGAATGATTTAAATGAACCTTTAGCAGAGTTAGAATTAGTCTTTATTGTTCAAGAAGAATTAACAGAAGAAGATAGCCTTGAAGATATTATGAATAAATGCTTGATAGCACCAGGGATAGAGATTCCGGATTCACGTTTTAGTAACTGGTTTCCTAATTTATCTGTAACAGAAATTATTGCCGATAGCGCAGTAAGTGGTGGCGTTGTATACGGTGAACCTAAGAAATTAAGTTATGAAGATATTGATAACATTAAAGGGACATTATATTTAGACGGTAAAGAATTAGCTTCTGGATATAGTACAGAAGTTGAGGGACATCCTGCTAAAGCCGTTAAGTGGTTGATTAATGAAATTAAAGAATATAATCGTTCATTAACACCTGGCATGTTTATTTCAAGCGGAACATTTATTTTACCTAAACCTTTAACACAAGGAGAGTATAAAGCCGTATATGAAAATGTCGGCGAAATAGAGTTTATTGTAGAATAA
- a CDS encoding GNAT family N-acetyltransferase: MANVRKATIEDYSGIKNVASKAWYDTYTNIYTASTVTAFLNASYSKEMLQKRINDSDFFVAEDEDKIVGFANFIKGTELYLSSHYVLPEAQREGYGKALLQAGLDQYKDSYHEVYLEVDGKNDIGIAFYKKEGFEVIREYEELLFGDTMRTTLMKKTF, from the coding sequence ATGGCAAATGTAAGAAAAGCAACAATTGAAGATTATTCAGGTATTAAAAATGTAGCGTCTAAGGCTTGGTATGACACGTATACCAATATTTACACTGCGAGCACTGTGACGGCATTTTTAAATGCGTCTTATTCTAAAGAGATGCTTCAAAAGCGCATTAATGATTCTGATTTCTTTGTTGCAGAAGATGAAGATAAGATTGTTGGTTTTGCTAATTTTATCAAAGGTACTGAATTGTATTTATCTTCTCATTATGTTCTACCTGAAGCGCAACGTGAAGGGTATGGTAAAGCTTTATTACAAGCAGGTTTAGATCAATACAAAGATTCATATCATGAAGTTTATTTAGAAGTGGATGGCAAGAATGATATCGGTATAGCCTTTTATAAAAAGGAAGGTTTTGAAGTGATACGTGAATATGAAGAATTACTTTTTGGAGACACAATGCGCACGACGTTAATGAAAAAAACTTTTTAG